One Leopardus geoffroyi isolate Oge1 chromosome B1, O.geoffroyi_Oge1_pat1.0, whole genome shotgun sequence DNA window includes the following coding sequences:
- the TMEM144 gene encoding transmembrane protein 144 isoform X1 — protein sequence MSNNGTDLTTGFISSSVAVLLFGSNFVPLKKYDTGDGMFLQWVLCAAIWMIALAVNLILHCPKFWPFAMVGGCIWATGNIAVVPIIKTIGLGLGILIWGSFNALTGWASSRFGWFGMDAEGVSKPVLNYIGAGLSVVSAFIFLFIKSEIPSSTSSMDTTPLMTEHVINKIQDPCRDYSWVDKLSTLQQRIVGCSLAVISGILYGSTFVPIIYIKDHSKRNDSIYTGASQYDLDYVFAHFSGIFLTSTVYFFAYCIAMKNNPKLYPEAVLPGFLSGALWAIATCCWFIANHSLSAVVSFPIITAGPGFIAAMWGVFKFKEIQGLQNYLLMIFAFCIILTGALCTAYSKI from the exons TGTACCACTCAAAAAATATGATACTGGTGATg GAATGTTTCTCCAGTGGGTACTTTGTGCTGCCATATGGATGATTGCCCTGGCGGTCAATCTGATACTACATTGCCCTAAATTTTGGCCTTTTGCAATGGTTGGGGGCTGCATTTGGGCAACAG GGAATATTGCTGTTGTCCCAATTATCAAAACCATTGGTTTAGGCCTTGGAATATTAATCTGGGGATCTTTTAATGCCTTAACTGGCTGGGCAAGCTCAAG GTTTGGCTGGTTTGGAATGGATGCAGAAGGAGTGTCAAAACCAGTGCTAAATTACATTGGAGCTGGATTATCGGTAGTAAG tgctttcatatttttgttcatCAAAAGCGAAATACCAAGCAGCACGAGTTCTATGGACACCACACCGTTGATGACAGAGCAT GTGATCAACAAAATTCAAGATCCCTGTCGTGACTATTCCTGGGTGGATAAACTCTCTACACTGCAACAGCGCATAGT gggCTGCAGTCTTGCAGTGATATCTGGAATACTCTACGGGTCTACGTTTGTGCCAATCATTTATATAAAGGaccacagcaaaagaaatgataGCATATACACAGGGGCAAGCCAGTATG ATTTAGACTATGTTTTTGCACACTTCAGCGGCATCTTTCTTACAAGTACAGTCTACTTTTTCGCCTACTGTATAGCCATGAAAAATAACCCTAAGCTATATCCTGAAGCAGTCTTGCCAG gTTTCCTGTCAGGAGCTCTTTGGGCAATAGCTACCTGCTGTTGGTTCATAGCTAACCACTCTCTCAGTGCTGTGGTCAGTTTTCCAATAATCACTGCT ggTCCAGGATTTATAGCTGCAATGTGGGGTGTCTTCAAGTTTAAGGAAATACAG ggTCTACAAAACTACCTATTGATGATATTTGCATTTTGCATCATCTTGACTGGAGCATTATGCACAGCTTACTCTAAAATCTAA
- the TMEM144 gene encoding transmembrane protein 144 isoform X2, translating into MKFPLISAIFLFCLRGMFLQWVLCAAIWMIALAVNLILHCPKFWPFAMVGGCIWATGNIAVVPIIKTIGLGLGILIWGSFNALTGWASSRFGWFGMDAEGVSKPVLNYIGAGLSVVSAFIFLFIKSEIPSSTSSMDTTPLMTEHVINKIQDPCRDYSWVDKLSTLQQRIVGCSLAVISGILYGSTFVPIIYIKDHSKRNDSIYTGASQYDLDYVFAHFSGIFLTSTVYFFAYCIAMKNNPKLYPEAVLPGFLSGALWAIATCCWFIANHSLSAVVSFPIITAGPGFIAAMWGVFKFKEIQGLQNYLLMIFAFCIILTGALCTAYSKI; encoded by the exons ATGAAGTTCCCTCTCATCTCTGCGATCTTCCTTTTTTGTCTTAGAG GAATGTTTCTCCAGTGGGTACTTTGTGCTGCCATATGGATGATTGCCCTGGCGGTCAATCTGATACTACATTGCCCTAAATTTTGGCCTTTTGCAATGGTTGGGGGCTGCATTTGGGCAACAG GGAATATTGCTGTTGTCCCAATTATCAAAACCATTGGTTTAGGCCTTGGAATATTAATCTGGGGATCTTTTAATGCCTTAACTGGCTGGGCAAGCTCAAG GTTTGGCTGGTTTGGAATGGATGCAGAAGGAGTGTCAAAACCAGTGCTAAATTACATTGGAGCTGGATTATCGGTAGTAAG tgctttcatatttttgttcatCAAAAGCGAAATACCAAGCAGCACGAGTTCTATGGACACCACACCGTTGATGACAGAGCAT GTGATCAACAAAATTCAAGATCCCTGTCGTGACTATTCCTGGGTGGATAAACTCTCTACACTGCAACAGCGCATAGT gggCTGCAGTCTTGCAGTGATATCTGGAATACTCTACGGGTCTACGTTTGTGCCAATCATTTATATAAAGGaccacagcaaaagaaatgataGCATATACACAGGGGCAAGCCAGTATG ATTTAGACTATGTTTTTGCACACTTCAGCGGCATCTTTCTTACAAGTACAGTCTACTTTTTCGCCTACTGTATAGCCATGAAAAATAACCCTAAGCTATATCCTGAAGCAGTCTTGCCAG gTTTCCTGTCAGGAGCTCTTTGGGCAATAGCTACCTGCTGTTGGTTCATAGCTAACCACTCTCTCAGTGCTGTGGTCAGTTTTCCAATAATCACTGCT ggTCCAGGATTTATAGCTGCAATGTGGGGTGTCTTCAAGTTTAAGGAAATACAG ggTCTACAAAACTACCTATTGATGATATTTGCATTTTGCATCATCTTGACTGGAGCATTATGCACAGCTTACTCTAAAATCTAA